One Spinacia oleracea cultivar Varoflay chromosome 4, BTI_SOV_V1, whole genome shotgun sequence DNA segment encodes these proteins:
- the LOC110787894 gene encoding probable boron transporter 7, producing MESIKTPFRGIKNDVRGRLACYKQDWVNGIKSGVGILGPTASTFFASALPAIAFGELLNMKTGRRLSSVQTLFSAAICGVIHTLVGGQPLLIQGVAEPTVLMYTFLYDYAENRDDLYPLFLAWTAWVCVWTAFLLMLMSIFNVCAIIDRFTRIAEELIEMLISVLFIQEAIRGIVTEFQVPKGVNEPNNRAYQFQWRYANGLFAILFSLGFIYTAFKSRKARSWLYGTGGIRNFIGNFGVPMMILAWAGLSYAVPGNVPTGVPRRLFSPHPWHSWDTWSVASRMGDVPVRYIFGAIIPGTMIAVLFFFEHNVASKMAQQKEFNLKHPSAYHYDVFLLGIMTLICGLLGLPPSYALLPQSPMHIKSLAVLKRQLIRRKMVETAKESIHKRATNSEIYGNMQAVFLEMDRNKSVNRVVKELETLKEVVMKGESDGKDTFDPEKHIENHLPVRVNEQRLSNLLQSLLLGVAVFAMPALKRLPSSLLWGYIAYMAIDSLPGNQFWERIRLIFVNKTRLYKILARNHASYVETVPFRWILGFTLFQLTYLLVCYGMTWIPLVGIIFPLPFVLLIIIRHLVLPRIFDPQHLHDLDSHEYEEILGTSRRAISFRENGTIYEDGYENEEEMEEEISDSEVLDELTTNRGEIKIRTLSLQRFRSERRVLSGRMEMNPRAAMSMRHDRNFKVFPENIA from the exons ATGGAGAGTATAAAAACTCCATTCAGGGGAATTAAAAACGACGTACGAGGAAGACTTGCATGCTATAAACAGGATTGGGTTAATGGTATCAAATCTGGAGTTGGGATACTTGGTCCAACTGCCTCTACTTTTTTTGCTTCAGCACTTCCTGCTATTGCCTTTGGGGAACTCCTCAACATGAAAACAG GTAGAAGGCTGAGTTCAGTGCAAACTTTGTTTTCAGCAGCAATTTGTGGCGTTATACACACACTAGTTGGTGGACAACCACTTCTAATACAAGGAGTTGCAGAACCAACTGTTCTTATGTATACCTTCTTGTATGATTATGCCGAAAATCGGGATGATCTATATCCTCTATTTTTGGCTTGGACCGCATG GGTTTGTGTATGGACGGCTTTTTTGCTAATGCTAATGTCAATATTTAACGTGTGTGCCATCATTGACCGATTCACAAGAATAGCCGAAGAACTTATTGAAATGTTAATTTCTGTTCTATTCATCCAAGAGGCTATCAGg GGGATTGTAACCGAATTTCAAGTTCCCAAAGGAGTTAATGAGCCAAACAATAGGGCTTACCAATTTCAATGGCGTTACGCAAATGGATTGTTTGCAATCTTGTTCTCCCTAGGCTTTATCTACACTGCTTTTAAAAGTAGAAAGGCTAGGTCATGGTTGTATGGAACAG GTGGTATAAGAAATTTCATAGGAAATTTCGGGGTTCCGATGATGATACTAGCGTGGGCAGGATTGTCATATGCTGTACCGGGAAATGTTCCCACCGGCGTTCCTAGAAGATTATTCAGTCCTCATCCTTGGCATTCTTGGGATACTTGGAGTGTTGCTAGT AGAATGGGGGATGTGCCCGTAAGATACATCTTTGGGGCAATAATACCAGGAACAATGATAGCAGTACTATTCTTTTTTGAGCACAACGTGGCTTCGAAAATGGCACAACAGAAGGAATTTAATCTTAAGCACCCTTCTGCTTACCATTACGACGTCTTTCTCCTTGGCATTATG ACTTTGATTTGTGGGTTGCTTGGACTTCCTCCTTCCTACGCTCTTCTTCCTCAATCTCCTATGCACATCAAGAGCCTTGCTGTTCTTAAAAGACAGTTGATCAGAAGAAAGATGGTCGAAACTGCCAAAGAAAGCATACACAAACGTGCTACTAATTCTGAAATTTATGGCAATATGCAAGCTGTTTTCCTAGAAATGGACAGGAATAAATCG GTAAATAGAGTGGTGAAAGAGCTAGAAACCTTAAAGGAAGTGGTAATGAAAGGAGAAAGTGATGGAAAAGATACATTTGATCCAGAGAAACACATTGAAAACCATTTACCGGTCCGAGTTAATGAACAAAGATTGAGCAACCTATTACAATCTCTTCTCCTAGGAGTTGCAGTTTTCGCTATGCCTGCCCTCAAAAGATTGCCATCTTCGCTTCTTTGGGGTTACATTGCTTACATGGCTATTGATAGTCTTCCCGGCAACCAGTTCTGGGAAAGAATCCGACTTATCTTtgttaataaaactagattatACAA GATTTTGGCAAGGAATCATGCTTCATACGTGGAAACAGTGCCATTCAGATGGATTTTGGGTTTTACACTGTTTCAACTAACGTACTTGCTTGTTTGTTATGGAATGACTTGGATACCCTTAGTTGGGATAATATTTCCCTTGCCATTTGTTCTTCTTATAATCATAAGACATCTTGTATTACCAAGGATTTTCGACCCACAACACTTGCACGACCTAGACTCTCACGAGTACGAGGAAATCCTAGGCACTTCAAGGCGCGCAATCTCTTTCAGG GAAAATGGAACGATTTATGAAGACGGCTATGAGAATGAAGAAGAAATGGAGGAAGAAATATCTGATTCAGAAGTGTTAGATGAGTTAACAACTAATAGAGGAGAAATAAAGATTAGAACTCTGAGCCTTCAACGCTTTCGTAGCGAAAGACGGGTTCTCAGTGGAAGGATGGAGATGAACCCTAGGGCTGCTATGAGCATGCGACATGACCGAAATTTCAAG GTTTTTCCAGAGAACATTGCATAA